The genomic interval cgtgatagatcgttgtagcttctacAGTAGGCACTGGCCTGTGTAACTGAAACGCATGggaaaacattcgtgacagtttcgttttttgTTCTGAATCCCTGCTTTGCTGCCAAACTAGAGCGCActcaccaccaactggacaggggtgagAATTACAGTTAGAAGTTACAATCGATCACCCTCAGTGCAGTCTGTCAAAGTAATGgatggccttcagatttttccgtcattgattaaaaaaaaattataataattctgTCAATGgcggacaattttcggttaacacGACCTCTGGTACTTTGGTAAAATGTGTTCTGTTAAATCTGTTGAAGCATTTATTAACTGACTTACCACTGGGGTGACTAAAATCAGGAAAACTGAAGCCCACTGTAAAACACaagaacacaaacacagataGTGAACATTATGTGCACTACATGCCTGATGATGAGatcaaatatgaatataaaatataattttaactaaaaatgttttaaaaaaaaaaactttaatgagcactccaacttcaaaatgtttgtgcgactttgacatattaaatattattttaatctacAACTTCTAGCggtgactttttattttggtatttacaaaaaaatgtttaccaTTGTGCAATAATTTGGTACAacaactgttgttttaaacGTGCTTTTAAATGATTGATTTCTCTTTATGCTAgaagtcattaggatattaagtaaagatcatgttccatgaagatattttgtaaatttccttctgttaatatatcaacttaatttttcattagttaTATGCttagctaaaaacttcatttggacaactttaaagttgatttaaatatttatttatttatttatttatttatttgtaattttattttatttatttatttattttattttatattttttgcaccctcagatttcagatttccaaatagttgtatctcaaccacaaattgtcctatcctaacaaaccatacatcaatgaaagcttatttatttagctttagaatgtatacatataaattcaaaaaataaataaataaataaataaaataaaataaagtacccttatgactggttttgtggtcacaaatATTTTGTGGTTTTATGCAATTATATTCATAAAAGTAAATGAACATAAGTGTGGTTTAACTGCTCAAATATCTGGAATCACTGTATGTTTAAGACAACAAAACTATGAAGACTATGAACTATGAAGACTTTTACAAGGGTTTGGGGTCTGTGGTAAACTGGATGTGCTTCTCTTTCCCTTTTTCACTTTATGGCTCTCAtcagtgttttcattttctgaGAGATCAGAATCCACAGCTCTGCTGTCTTCTGTGTCCTCTGATGAGCCAATCTTTGGTGTTTCTATAGTTGTCTCACAATATTTTCTCTTCCGTGTATTCTTTACTGTTTTGAAAATCTGAGagacaatttttgttttatccTTAATGTGAACATGTCCTCCTCCACACTCTGCTGTTAACTGCTGAATGAATGTATTGGGTTTCACAGATGTCCTTTTAGCTCTGCGTGTCTGTTCATCAGTGGTGATCACTATCGTGTGTTTAATGGCATCTTCACTGAATAGTTTGAGCAGGTGTTTGACTCTTCTCAGGTCGTCCTCAGTGAAGTGTTTGTGCTGAAGTACGAGTATGAAGACATGAGGTCCTGGATCAGAAAGATGGACACACTCTCTCACTGTCTGTGTGATCTGATGATCTGAGATGTTGGTCTGGAGCAGCTGAGGACTGTTGATGATGATCACGTGTCTGTCCTTCAGTCTTCCTGAGACTCTCTTTACAACATCTGGAGGAGCTTCACTCTTAAACGCATCTGTCCCTAAGATTAGGTTTCCCACGAGACTGTTTTCTGACGCATTCTTCC from Labeo rohita strain BAU-BD-2019 unplaced genomic scaffold, IGBB_LRoh.1.0 scaffold_1175, whole genome shotgun sequence carries:
- the LOC127157713 gene encoding GTPase IMAP family member 8-like yields the protein MFYGLCLSDALYPRQVVTRNGLVVSPTRVEQASSHCSSLHDNTDTVRIVLLGKNASENSLVGNLILGTDAFKSEAPPDVVKRVSGRLKDRHVIIINSPQLLQTNISDHQITQTVRECVHLSDPGPHVFILVLQHKHFTEDDLRRVKHLLKLFSEDAIKHTIVITTDEQTRRAKRTSVKPNTFIQQLTAECGGGHVHIKDKTKIVSQIFKTVKNTRKRKYCETTIETPKIGSSEDTEDSRAVDSDLSENENTDESHKVKKGKRSTSSLPQTPNPCKSLHSS